In Tachyglossus aculeatus isolate mTacAcu1 chromosome X4, mTacAcu1.pri, whole genome shotgun sequence, the DNA window ttgggCATGCGCACGCGCATGTGCACACACATAAACACGcatgcatacacatacacaaacacacaccagatCTTTTATATTTTTAAGAAACCTAAATTATACTTTATAAACTAACATTTACTAACCTATTTTAGTACAGTAAAGACATTCCAATCATGTGTTTCCTTTATTGCCTCAAAATATGTACAAAGGAAAATAATTGAATGGGTCTATCACCTAGAAATGTGACATTATAGTTTGTATCCCTAAACTAGCAGTTCAAGTTTACTTGAAGGAGGGAATTTGAGGATAATGAAGATTGAATTACTTGGTACCATCCAATTCTGAACAGATTGATAACCACATCACCCCAATTTACCATTCTTCTTGGCATTAATTAGACCTCCTTGTTAGCTGACTCAGCAGAGATTTAATAAGTCCCGGTGAATAACTACCCTTCATTGCCTTACTACCTCCTCACTTCCAAAGGTTGTGCCCCTCGGCTTCAGGAATAAGGCAAACTACAATAAGCAGTAGTCCCCAGGAGTAAACAATTACCTTCTGTCTCCAGGGAGACAACATCACTCACTGAGAAAAATCATTTTCTTGGAACTGGAAAAATGGAAACtggaaaactggaaaaaaaagccTAGATAATTTACAGAAAGGTTTCTTCTGCTCTTAAATGTACTTTTTCATAATTAGCACTAGCCCAGGTAATATATCACTGTGAGCTCTCACTACTTTTCAAATGCTTTCTTCTAAAAGATAGTCTTCTAGTGTCTGATTTTTTCAAAAATGGGTAACTTTTGGTGCATTATTATCATGGGTACATCAGATTGGCTTTCTCACTTAATACAAAATTACCCTCAGGACTAACAGAGTACAGTCCATGACTCACAAGGATTTACCTAAATTTAATATCTTGGGCATAAATATTGTTGCTATAACTCATTTCCTTGCAATATGCAAAGTGTCTTTGATGAAGGATATTTAAAACCCAACCAAAAAAATCAGCATCTTTCTCTTGGTTTGAAGAAAGCACTTTGTAAAGGCATGAGCTGAATGAATCCTGTTCTTCCTTGTTAAGCAAGGACTACAGGATGGGGCCAACAACACCAAAGGAGGTACATTTTGCCAGAAATAAGCCTCTTctgatttctcctttttcccacGTATGGGATTTGGATGCAAGTGGCTGGAACCATCCGAGAGAAGTTTCTAACTGGTCGTACTCTTTTAAATGTGAGATGAGTAGTTGAACCATTACATTTACGTTCTGTGGAAACCGCCCAACTATTTCTATATATTAATCCAAGATTTATTTTAGGCAGGGGTGGATTTTCACTTAGGCTTATTGTCCATCTGTTGCAACTGGTCTCAGACTAAGTGAAATAGGAAATAGTGTTGGATTTCTTAATATAAAGATTAATTTGTTAAATGAAATTAACCTTTGTCATAAAGTACGAATTCGACATCATTTGTAAAAGTTGTGTTTTAAAGAATATCTTTTCCTAGGTAAAGTTTTGAAATTATGTTGCTGTAATTTCAaaatgtgtgtttttgtgtgtgtgtgtgtgtgtgtggtgttcaCGCATGCAGATACTAAGCTCCCAAAGGGTAAACCAGCGTTTCATGGTAATTAAACATATAATTTATGGCTCCAGTCATTAAATATGCTTTGtaaaatgttattttaaaaatGCATCTGAAAATAGTAATTGCCAGAAAATCTAAGTAATTCCAGAGGTACTGCACTTGGATGTTCAGATTTGACAGCAAAAAAATTTATAATCTCTGCTATTATTTGATAAGTAGCATTTTGTATTTTATCAGAAAATAGTTACAGGTTAAAAACACTTTACATTAACAGATTAAATGTGATACAACATGCTAAAAACATACATTCTCACACTGCTGCTGACACAATTTTATCTAGCACATGCAATTCTCTGAATTGTGATTGTTAAAAGATCATGTCATGGAACCAATATGTAATTTGAATTGCTCTAAGTTTTCCAACCCCAAAGAGCAAAGCAACTTAAATAGGGTGCTGCTATCCTATTTTGACTATTATGTTCTAGGAAGGGATAAATGTGGAAAGCATTTCAACAACTTAACACCAAGCAATCATCTACTATAACTGAGTGTGAAACTATTCCTTCAATTTCTACTGAAATAAATGGTCTATTCACTCCCACATCATTTAATTTATTCTACAAAGCTGGTTCTGGATTTTTTATCTGGATTTTATCTGACTCTGGACAAGAAAGACTTTTTTTCTTTACAAAACATTCACTATTAATGTACATAATTTAAAAAATCAGATtcgtcttcccctgccctctccccacatctctgactcccctactccccatcccacagtgaATACCCAACCTTGAAAAACTTATAACCACGGTTTCAGGCACCCGAGGCTTGAAGATCCATTCACATGTCAATTTCAAACACAATGTCTGTTCATGCGGTGCAGTTTCTTTTCCATTAATAGCTGGAAGGTATTAGGTTTCTCTAAATGCAAATACGCATAAATGCCCAGTTTAAACTATTGTCTCATGGTCCCAGCCGACTTGACTTGGATTTATGTAGCAGCAGTACCTGTCATATGGACTGTTCTCCTTGTAGGAACAAACAATAATACTGTCTTGCGGTACAAAGAATATGTGGTCCTCGGGCTCTGGGCAATCAGATCTATCCCAGGTAGAGCACTTTGGATCTAAGGCACTGTAGGTGGGGGTACTCCCTGCAGCTGGGCATGCACCTGAAGGTTGGCTTCCTTCCAGGTATCTCAACATTTCATCCTGTTCTACCTTTTGGTTCAGACTTTTGCACTCCCCTGCCCCAGTAGCCGTGGCAGACCCGGACACGGACACAACCCCCTTAGGGGACAGCTTGCCTCTGAGGAAGGTCTTTTTCATCAGCTCATCAGAGCTCCTTTTGCCTGATTCTAGGTCCGAGGGGGTCCTCAGCAGTTCGGTCACTTCCTTGTCCTTTGCCTTTTTGAAGCAGGGGAGTTTTCTGCACCAGAGCAGTTCATTCTCGGGCCATTTCGTACAGCCCTCAGTTTTCCTGGCCAGGGCAATGGCAGCTATGCCAGGCAAGCAAATGGCCGGTCCGATGGCAAGGAGAGGGATGTTCCCCAGGGTCTCCCCTTTCATCCCAGACACAGTAAACATAAAGCCAAAGACAAGGAAGACGCTGACCAAGGCCACCACCAGTCCAGTCCTCGGGTTAATGTCATCTGGTCTCATCTTTTATTCCATCCAGTTCATGGATTGCTTCCGTGAGAGGTGGAGCAGTGCTAAAATTTATTCTGTCAGAGCTGAAACCACAGTTAGTTAAATCCAAGAAaagttctccctctctcacttaCACACGTATTCACACCTCCCACCCATTCCCCCCACTtcaccctccccacacacacgcacacacaaacacacaaacacacacagagagagctcTTGAAGGTACCTGAGACTTCTCTTTCAATCTCCCAAAGGATTCCCCAGGAGAAGGGAAGTAAATCCAGTCAGTCTCAACAGAGAAATCCCCAGCAGCTGTCCCTTAGCTAGTTTCCAGGTTTCTTTGAGGCAGGACTGTCGGCTTTTCCCACTGACTGCACCAGGCTGAAAAGGGGGGTACCTTTGCCCAGCTGTCCCAGGGGTTTCTGAAGCTCTTCCTTAGTATTCCAGGTCAGAGCTGCCGGAACCATGCAGAGTGCTGAGGTGTCCCCCCGGCCacaccttcttctctccccccacccccccccccccgccaccccgcgcttctgccttcaagacaaggaGCTTATGTGTGTGGATGAGTGCAAGTGgcagtggcggagtggggaagTCTTGGAAAGAAAGACTTGAGTCTACAAT includes these proteins:
- the TMEM215 gene encoding transmembrane protein 215, with amino-acid sequence MRPDDINPRTGLVVALVSVFLVFGFMFTVSGMKGETLGNIPLLAIGPAICLPGIAAIALARKTEGCTKWPENELLWCRKLPCFKKAKDKEVTELLRTPSDLESGKRSSDELMKKTFLRGKLSPKGVVSVSGSATATGAGECKSLNQKVEQDEMLRYLEGSQPSGACPAAGSTPTYSALDPKCSTWDRSDCPEPEDHIFFVPQDSIIVCSYKENSPYDRYCCYINPSQVGWDHETIV